The following DNA comes from Chloroflexota bacterium.
GGAATGCACTTTTCCCCTTCCCTGCCTTACCCTCGGATGAAGAAAGGAATATAGGACACCGGCGCCGCGACTTCACATTCTTCCCACTCTCGAAATTCAGGACCGATGCTGTCGCAAATTGCCATTCCAATCGCGGCGACGCGCAATTTCGCACTACAAGCGTTTTGACCGACCAGATAACGCGTGCTAAAATAGGAAACCCACACACGAAATCACTCACGGAATAACACACCACTGGTTTGGCAGGAGGAGGGCTATGTCTGGTCACTCTAAATGGTCAACGATAAAGCATGCGAAGGCGATTACGGACGCGCGCAGGGGCAAGTTGTTCACCAAACTGACGCGCGAGATTATCATTGCGGCACGGCAAGGCGGCGGCGACCCGAGCATGAACATTCGCCTGCGCATGGCGATGCAGAAGGCGAAAGACGCCAATATGCCCAATGACAACATCGACCGCGCCGTCAAGCGCGGCACGGGCGAGTCCGGTGACCAGGATCAGATGGTCGAATTCACCTACGAGGGCTATGGTCCCGGCGGTGTGGCGATCATGCTGCAGACGCTGACTGATAATCGCAACCGCACGGTTTCCGATATCCGATCCACACTGACGAAGGCAGGCGGCAACCTGGCGCAGTCTGGCGCGGTCGCGTGGCAATTCGAGCCTAAGGGCATCGTGGTCGTGGACGCCGAACCTGACGACGCAGAAGAGTTCGCTCTCGTCGCCATCGATGCCGGCGCCGACGACTTCGAGACTTTCGACACCACGCTGCAGATATACTCGCCCATTGACCGGCTCGAAGAAATCCGGCAGACACTAACGGACACCGATGCCGCAATCGTGTCGTCCGAGCTGTCCATGATTCCGAACAGCACCATCACGCTTGACCGGAAAGTCGCCAACCAGATTCTGCGCCTGCTCGACCAGCTCGAAGAGTTGGACGATGTGC
Coding sequences within:
- a CDS encoding YebC/PmpR family DNA-binding transcriptional regulator, with the protein product MSGHSKWSTIKHAKAITDARRGKLFTKLTREIIIAARQGGGDPSMNIRLRMAMQKAKDANMPNDNIDRAVKRGTGESGDQDQMVEFTYEGYGPGGVAIMLQTLTDNRNRTVSDIRSTLTKAGGNLAQSGAVAWQFEPKGIVVVDAEPDDAEEFALVAIDAGADDFETFDTTLQIYSPIDRLEEIRQTLTDTDAAIVSSELSMIPNSTITLDRKVANQILRLLDQLEELDDVQKVYSNADFPDEVLEQYRDE